A stretch of the Elephas maximus indicus isolate mEleMax1 chromosome 3, mEleMax1 primary haplotype, whole genome shotgun sequence genome encodes the following:
- the LOC126071847 gene encoding cytochrome b-c1 complex subunit 10: MLSRFLGPRYWQLARNWLPTVGTWSAVGSVGLVWATDWRLILDWVPYINGKFKKD; the protein is encoded by the exons ATGCTGAGCAGGTTCCTGGGGCCGCGCTACTGGCAGCTGGCGAGGAACTG GCTACCCACGGTGGGCACGTGGAGTGCTGTGGGTTCCGTGGGTCTGGTGTGGGCCACTGACTGGCGGCTGATCCTGGACTGGGTGCCCTACATCAATGGTAAATTTAAGAAGGATTGA